Within Diabrotica virgifera virgifera chromosome 7, PGI_DIABVI_V3a, the genomic segment TACAGATGCAAAAACAGCCTTTCTAAATGGAGAACTGTCAGAAGAAATTTTTATGAAACAGCCTGAGGGATTTGAAGAAAAGGATACAAGTTTTGTttgcaaattaaataaaagtttatatggTTTGAAACAATCTGCCAGAACTTGGAACAAAAAGCTTGATGAAGTTTTATCTAAAGAGAATTTTTGTAAAAGCAATATTGATACATGTTTATATATCAAGGTAATAAATAATGAAAGGGTTTACGTACTTATATAcgtggatgacattttaatagcagcAAAGGATACACAGGTAATTGATACATTTGAAGAGAatctaaaatgtaattttgaaATAACGAGTTTGGGATTATTACAAAATTATCTAGGTATGAAGATTGAAAGGTGCGATCAAGGGATATATAGTTTAAATCAAGCCAGTTATATTGACAAATTGCTGAACAAGTTTTTGGTGGTTTATTATATATTGCGGTAAATACTAGACCGGATATATTGGCAAGCGTCACCATACTAAGTCAACAGAATAAAAATCCAAAAGAAGTAGATTGGAACGAAGCAAAGAGGGTGTTAagatatttaaagaaaactaaatataaaaagcttattttaggaCAAGAAGGAACAGATAATGCATTATACGGCTATGCAGACGCTGACTGGGCAGAAGACAAGGGGAACAGAAAATCCAATAGccggtatatatttttattacggggTTCGCCTATAAATTGGGGATGTAGAAAACAGAGTTGCGTGTCTCTATCATCAACTGAAGCAGAGTACATAGCATTGGCTGCCTGTCATAGGCTGTCAGGAAGAAATTTGGTTAAAACAGGTTATAAAGGAATTTGTGGGTTTAGAGCCGGAAATAGTTATATACGAAGACAATCAAAGCTGTCTAAAACTTTTAGGAAATCACAAATTCAGTAATCGGACAAAACATATCGATACAAAGTACCATTTCGTAAAAGAATTGCATGAAAAAGGGGTTGTTAACTTTAAGTATTGTCCTACCGAGGATATGATAGCTGATATGTTGACTAAGCCGCTGAATAGGGTTAAGTTAGAGTACTTAAGTAGTAAAGGGGGTCTGTttgactaattcaaaaataattttagttgcgaggggatgttagaatatattcaactataaattatggtattcttattagtGTTAAAATGGACATAGCAGTCAAAGTGGGCGGGCTAATTCCCCGAACCTTTTAGGTCGAAAACTCTTACATAGGattgattatatgaaagtatcGTGTTACAAGACATATGGATGTGAAAGCGATTTTAGTAGTTTTGTATTTGATATTTTTACAGGAGTCTTGAAGTATACGTTGTAGaagacacatcttaatttctttgtttgtatattattataatacggttcggttataaaataaatagtttgtttagtattatttgtaccttttattatctactatttctaatacatatgagctgaaccaaagacaactagaataaaaaattgtaacgatgtataaaattgtattcaaaatttgtttttcttaaaaactatcaggtaataaacatattatataattaaatataatctgcttggcaaccctggtagaataattctaaattacaccatttcttgagaaatctgacacttgattgaattgtcttgttaaacttaggatggatgttttgtgttcctaaagtagtaaattgtctttggtgaacgtcttaatatattttcttccattatggcaaataattcaataaaataagtTATAGCTGGTTATAGCACAAAACTGCCGTTTTGTAGGTTACGTTTGACAAATGTCAATTAACGTTAACCTGTGTGCGTATTTTCTGAAAggtttcaaaaattattttaagcAAACACGTTATCCCTTATTTATCACTCAGTGCACATGACAAATATAACGTTTTATGTTTAACGTACGTCAAAAAGTAGAGGGTCTAAAATCTCTCtattatttaattaattgacTATTACACTTACCTGGTGTAGCAGAACTTTGTGCAGGACTCTTCGAATAGCTTTGAATATCAGCTAATAAATTTTGCCACACAGCTATTTTTTCATAATGCCTTTTTAACAGTTCCTCTTTCCTAGCTAACTCCAGTCTAAGTTCACTTATATCTTCTTTAACATTCATTTCAGGTTTGAGGGCAGATAAAAGGAAccttttttgtagaaaaaatgcTTCCATTTGCCTAGCTAAGTCTATAAAACGAAGAGTAGTTTGTTCTACTTCTACTTTGACTTCGTCTTTGTCTGAGGTAGGTAGAGCTTCTTCTTTGGTGAGGACGTTTAAACAATGCTGAAATTAGAAATACTGTTTTCAACCTATTTGctattaaaacattttcaaagtTGTATATAGATTGTGATACATTTATGAAGATGCAGCTACACAAAGATATAAGTACTCTTTAGATACAAACCTGAAACGCTTCTTCAAATTCGTCCACAAGATTTCCACTGCTATTTGTTGGGGTGGCCATCGCCGATACAGGAGGCGAAGCTTCTTTCATCGGAGTCATTGAATAAATTTTGTG encodes:
- the LOC114329133 gene encoding mediator of RNA polymerase II transcription subunit 28, whose protein sequence is MTPMKEASPPVSAMATPTNSSGNLVDEFEEAFQHCLNVLTKEEALPTSDKDEVKVEVEQTTLRFIDLARQMEAFFLQKRFLLSALKPEMNVKEDISELRLELARKEELLKRHYEKIAVWQNLLADIQSYSKSPAQSSATPGTSSIPPSPLPSIPGNQTPNQMISNIPATMQQQLQQQQLQQQQQQLQIQQQMQQMQQQQLQQMQVPPGLSAETVGPGMLSPQALFMQQQGMPSPRGPFGQQPPGGILQGPLAYLEKTTSNIGITDGRR